A region from the Thermovirga sp. genome encodes:
- a CDS encoding EamA family transporter, producing MRNVIERSVHPLDERKRILLADAAMFIIAIFWGSGFGVTSWLLGFFSPLWLMAIRFMLSSLILFLLFRNRLRYLGRKDLFLGLALGFLLFLSFAAHIWGLVFSTAGKQSFISASNVVMVPFLFALFYGRWPSWVATAGAFIATAGLLVMAFTPGMTFNFGDFLSLLLAFGIALHVLGVGNLSRRMDPVALTVIQLTSTGVFFLATALVFEPVPSIGSIDSRALWGLLYVVILVTVIPFLVQTVAQRFSP from the coding sequence AAAGGTCGGTGCACCCTTTGGACGAGAGGAAAAGGATCCTCCTGGCCGATGCTGCCATGTTCATCATCGCCATATTCTGGGGGTCGGGCTTCGGTGTGACCAGCTGGCTCCTGGGTTTCTTTTCGCCCCTGTGGCTCATGGCCATAAGGTTCATGCTGAGTTCGCTGATCCTTTTCCTGCTTTTCAGAAACCGTCTAAGGTACCTGGGGAGAAAGGATTTATTCTTGGGCTTGGCCCTGGGTTTTCTCTTATTTTTATCCTTTGCGGCCCATATCTGGGGGTTGGTCTTTTCCACGGCTGGGAAGCAGTCCTTTATTTCCGCCTCCAACGTGGTCATGGTGCCTTTCCTGTTCGCCCTCTTCTACGGGAGATGGCCCTCCTGGGTGGCCACGGCCGGGGCCTTCATAGCGACGGCGGGATTGCTGGTCATGGCCTTCACCCCGGGGATGACTTTCAACTTCGGGGATTTCCTGTCCCTCCTCCTGGCCTTCGGCATAGCCCTTCATGTCCTTGGCGTGGGAAACCTCAGCCGGAGGATGGATCCCGTGGCCCTGACGGTTATCCAGCTGACCTCGACAGGGGTATTTTTTCTCGCCACCGCCTTGGTCTTCGAGCCGGTCCCCTCTATCGGGTCCATCGACTCCAGGGCTTTGTGGGGACTTCTCTATGTCGTAATCCTCGTCACCGTGATTCCCTTCCTCGTCCAAACGGTGGCCCAAAGGTTCAGCCC